In Leopardus geoffroyi isolate Oge1 chromosome B4, O.geoffroyi_Oge1_pat1.0, whole genome shotgun sequence, the DNA window gtcggttaagtgtccaacttcagctcaggtcatgatctcgcagttcatgagttcatgccccacactggtttcactgctgtcagcctgtcagcgcagagtcggctttggatccactgtcccgtctctctgcccgcccccccccccaaaaaaacacacaaaaacaaaacctagatgCAAAaagtacatattgtatgatccatttatgtgaagttctagaacagtTGGAACTATGgtgaagaaaaaatgagaacagtGGTTTCTTCGGGCGTTGGGGAGTGGGGATTTTCTAGGGAATTTTGTGAGGTGATGGATAGGTACTGTATCTTGACAGGGGTGTGGGTTACATAGGTGCATCCGCTTGTCACAAAATGTACAGTTTATTGCATTTGAATGAATGcaaatttgcttttgaaagatCAAATGGAGCAgtgaagggacgcctgggtggctcagttgcttaagcatctgacttccggctctggttatgatctcttGGCTCTCGTGGATTCAAGCctcccagtcgggctctgtgctgacagcacagacagagcctggagcctgcttctgattctgtgactccctctctctttgcacttcccctgctcacactttatCTCTcgctccccaaaataagtaagcaacaacaacaacaaatggagACGTGAAGAGCAGGTACACATGAAAATGGCAGTTGGTGAAACCAGGTGATGGGTACAGGAGGGTTCACAATACTATTTTAACTTTGCACAAGTTTTCAATTCTCCATAGTTAAAAGAAGGGGCAGTGGTCCCAGAGCCAGAGAAATTGGGGTTGGAATCTTACTCTCATCCCATTCTAGCTGCAAGGTAACAGCCACAAACCTCTATAGTCAACATCTGTAAATGAGCAATAAGGCTAATAATCACATTTCAGGACAAGTAAGGATTAGGACTCCTGTGCTTTGGTAGAGAAAGCCACTTAACCAATTAAATCAGTGTGGAGAAGGGCAGGTTCCAGAACAGCAGAAAACTGGTTGAATGGCAAAGATGGAGTCAGACTCAGGAAGGTCTTGAATGGCAGGATTAGTAACCCTAACCCAACAGGCAGTTGGAATCCACTAGATGCTATTATATCTTAACCCGAAGTTCAGAGTTCGTATTGTAACTATTTTCAAATATTGcaagagaaatagatgaatgataaaaagataatttatcatCCATGCTAAGATTATCAGTCCAAATCTACAACCACAAGGAGGCAATGAATTGAATAGACTAAATGAAGACAGGGTGCCACAGCTCTTCAGTGGGGACCAGGTGAGGGTTAACGTTGTAAATCATTGACCAGACAGTTCTGTAGGTCCAAACTGGGCCAGAGGACGGCAATATAAACATACAATGGAAAAGGCACGCAGTATGGTAAGAATCAGTAGAATTTGGTAGCATGATAGGAAGAAAAGCTTATCAGGAAGACTATGTTAGGAAAACTAGACTGTAGACTTTGCCTTATTAACTTCTACTCATTCTCAAATCTTCACAGTCATTTCCTTGGGGAAGCCCTTGACCGCCTTGCTCTCCCTAAGTTTAGATCTGATTCTTTTATTATACATTCACAGGACCCCATTTTGTTACTTTGGAGAAGTAGACAAATTACTGGCAGCCTAATCAAGggacaaagaaaacccaaatgcaTAGCTTTTAGAATAAGTGACGGAACAACagatgaaataaatttcaaatatgttaGATTACTATATAAAACTCTAACCAAGTATATTAGGACATTTAAGCTAAACGGACAGTTTTCTAGAACAATTAAAAGGCCAAACATtgattcaaaaagaagaaaatcttaataGTGTACTAACCATGAGTTTACGAGAGTTCATCATACTGTctacttttttgtatgttttggtttttaaaataaaatgtttaaaaacatgcttTCAAAAAGTAATGCTTTCCCCTCTCTGGCCATGACTACATTTGCTCAGCACCTGTCTCATACGTAAACCGGCCGATAGCGTGTGCACTCCACTAACTTGAGAGCAGCTGTCTAGCAAGTAAATCAAATGACACACAGGAAATGTCCAACACCAAGAGAGAGGTCCCATAGTCACCCAACCAGAGTCCAAGTTAAGCGACCAAGTAAGTAAGGGACCGAGAAAGCAATTTTCCCtcacgcagagcccaacgcgccTGCGCAGGGTAGAGACTGCTCCGCCCACACCTCGGGGACGGAAGCACTGGAGCCCCGAACCACGTGGTCGCGAGCGGAGGTGGGCGGGGCGCGCGGGACGTGCTGCCGCGTCGTCACCAGCTGAATGGGCGGCGGcggagcatgtgtgtgtgtggctgaggCTGCTGCTCGCCCGGGACGCGGAGAGTGCATGCCTCTCCCGGGTCGGACCGTGAAGCCGGCGAGGACGTGGAGGCAGCGGAGGAGGGGAAGATCAGCCGGAGACAGACTGGCATCCCTCTCGGGAGCTTAAGGGCCCCGGCTCGGCCGGGGTTATGGCATCGCTTGCGGACCGAATGCGAGGCAACGGGCGCATCGCCGCTGGGCTCCTGCTTAACCTGCTGGTGTCCATCTGCATCGTGTTCCTAAACAAATGGATCTATGTGCACCACGGCTTCCCTAACATGAGCCTGACCCTGGTGCACTTCGTGGTCACCTGGCTGGGCTTGTACATCTGCCAGAAACTGGACATCTTTGCCCCCAAGAGTCTGCCGCCTTCCAAACTCCTCCTCCTGGCCCTCAGCTTCTGTGGCTTCGTGGTCTTCACCAATCTCTCTCTGCAGAACAACACCATAGGCACCTATCAGCTGGCCAAGGCCATGACCACGCCGGTCATCATAGTCATCCAGACCCTGTGCTACAAGAAAACCTTCTCTACCAAAATACAGCTCACGCTGGTGAGTAGCTTTAGCTTCGCAAGGCGCACCTCTAGCAACCTACCTCCTGGATCGTCTTTCTCCCCGGGAAATTTGAATGTTTAACCTTGCGCCAAGCTCTTTCCAGTCATCTTGAAATGCACAGATGAGTCATCTGTGAGTTTGTGAACTTCAGGCTTATTTGGGAGAGGTGAAAAAAGTCATCTTGGCACTCTGTTGGGCTCTTAGCCCAGAAGAGTGTGCTTGTGTGAGCTTTAGTAACTGCTGTTTGATGGAAATCCTTAAATGCTGTGATTGGTAAGAAAAGAACGCTGCATTACATTATGCAATTCAGTGTATTGGAATATCTGCAAAATCTCAAACTGAAAAACGGCCCTCCTTCGACCCAGGGGATTCAAACCATGTATGAATTAACGTTAAGGTTTCAGCATAAAACATGTCTCCGAATATGTCTGCGGCGAGATACTGCAGAGGTTTCTGTGTCTTTAAATAAGAGAAGATACCTTTAGCACTTAATGACTTACAGTGTTTAAATTCTTAATGCTTTTGCTATACGTTCATGCTTATATTTTGTTTAGACGCTAGTGTTGGGGGTCTGTTTACTCCTATGTGCATGCACGTTGTATGCCTTTGTTGCAATTAGAAATGTATTGATTCATTTTACCcggaattttaaatagaattaaataggAACATAGATATAGAATTCACATATTTCACTTTGAGGAAATCGGTTTAACtgtttttttcagatgaaaaaaaaaaaattatagaggttGTTTCCCAGTGATGCTTTTATGATTAACTTTGTAAGACAACATGAAAGGAATACTAAATTTGTGTCTCATGAATTTAATCTGAAcatttacctctttttctttacaGATTCCTATAACTTTAGGTGTAATCCTAAATTCTTATTACGATGTGAAGTTTAATTTCCTTGGAATGGTGTTTGCTGCTCTTGGTGTTTTAGTTACATCCCTTTATCAAGtggttggtaatttttttttttctttatgtgccTTTTTAGCAGATTTCATAAATTTTGAAGCTGTATCCCAAGGTTTAGAAAATACAGTATAGAGACAATAGACTGTTGGGAAGAAAGCCTAATTGCATAAATTGGCTCAAggtgaagagaagaaaggagacagagaaacttGGGTGTGATGCTCACCAAATACCTACCTACCTGGTGTAAGTGTATAATACCCATGCTTGACAGTCTGAGTTTGGGGTGATGCTATACTATCATCTGGGTGATCTTTACAAAATGAGTAGGAAGACTTTGTTCTTGAGACTGAGATCATTGGTTAAATTTATGATTGACTCTTTAATTATTAAGATTACTGTGAAGGAATGAGTGCATTTCCGAAATTTGAGCAGGAGAGGAAAATTTCAGATTTATGAATCTTTGTCTCAGAACATACGCTGCTGTTACAACTTGTATATCAGCTTCCAATAATTTGTCTCTCTCAGTATTTTATAGCAATGGGTATTTCACTTCTTGTACTATAGCAGCACAGTGCGTTGCCTTTAGCAGGCGTTCATTAAAAATTTGTGCATGGATTCACTTACTTCATTACCATAAAGTCTCAACaagtatgttttttgtttcttgtacaGTGGGGAAAAATAACTTGGTGTAGGGCTCAGTCAAACAGTATTTTCTCTATACTGGAAACCTTGGCCTGGAGATTCTGGGTGAGCCTGCATGGGGAGTCAGAGCCAAACTGTGTAACCGGTTTTACCTTTTTCACATATGTCTGCTGGTTATAAACTAAGGCATTTCTTGTTATGAATGTTGGAAGTTTACTAACACAGCCTTAGCATATGAAGCTTTCTAGTACTGATCATTTCAGAAATACTGCTTTGTGAAAATTCTGGGGTTGAGGACATTTGTAAGTGGCAAGAAGGGGTGTTAACAAGAGACCAGTGGCACGAAAGGAAAGAGCACCCACTCAGTGCTGTCACTGGTCGCCAGGATACTGTGTCTTTCACTACAGAGAGTAATCAGAGGAAGTTCGGCTTTGTGCTCTAAGAAGGTTGTATTTAGGTATACTTCAGTGAGTTTAAATTTTGTTACTAGAAACAGTGAACATTCCTATTCATCCTTTTTGTTAAACTGATTTTGTTTGGCCCAGGAAggattaaatgtttattaaatatagcAAGGAATTTTATTTATCGAACATCAGAATTTCTTACATTCCTTGTATGTAATTTCAGTTCAGAGTATTCAGTGTCCCTGCCAATATGACCATTTTTGTTCCCACAAGTCTCAAAATTGCTACAGATTAGAACCAAAGGATTCCGTATCCCTCAGGCGCATATTTGAAATGGGATTGACCAAGGAATGATTGTTCACAGACTAATAGGCAGCG includes these proteins:
- the SLC35E3 gene encoding solute carrier family 35 member E3, giving the protein MASLADRMRGNGRIAAGLLLNLLVSICIVFLNKWIYVHHGFPNMSLTLVHFVVTWLGLYICQKLDIFAPKSLPPSKLLLLALSFCGFVVFTNLSLQNNTIGTYQLAKAMTTPVIIVIQTLCYKKTFSTKIQLTLIPITLGVILNSYYDVKFNFLGMVFAALGVLVTSLYQVWVGAKQHELQVNSMQLLYYQAPMSSAMLLVAVPFFEPVFGEGGIFGPWSVSALLMVLLSGVIAFMVNLSIYWIIGNTSPVTYNMFGHFKFCITLFGGYVLFKDPLSINQGLGMLCTLFGILAYTHFKLSEQEGSKSKLVQRP